From the genome of Streptomyces sp. V2I9:
CGCTCTGCACGACGCACCTGGTCGAGGAGACCGGAGCCAGGCAGACCAACCTGTCCAACCACCTGAAGGTGCTGCGTGAGGCCGGGCTGGTGGAGACCGAGCCGTGCGGCCGCTTCACCTACTACAAGCTCAAGCCCGAGGTCCTGGCCGGGCTGTCCGAGCGGTTCGCCGCGCTGGCCGAGACCGCCCGCACCGCGTCCGAGAACAGGAGGGCCTGCCCGTGACCTCCACCGAGCCCACCATCGCCCCCGCTCCGGCCGATGGCGAGGACGACTCGATCGTCAGGAAGCTCTCCACCCTCGACCGCTACCTCGCGGTGTGGATCCTGCTCGCCATGGCCGTCGGCCTGGGCCTCGGCCGCCTCGTTCCCGGTATGAACGACGCACTCGCGAAGATCGAGATCGGCGGGATCTCCCTGCCGATCGCCCTCGGACTCCTCGTGATGATGTACCCGGTCCTGGCGAAGGTCCGCTACGACCGGCTCGACCGCGTGACCGGCGACCGCAAACTGCTGGTCTCCTCTCTGGTCATCAACTGGATCGTCGGCCCGGCGGTCATGTTCGCCCTGGCGTGGATCTTCCTGCCGGACCTGCCCGAGTACCGTACCGGCCTGATCATCGTCGGCCTCGCCCGCTGCATCGCCATGGTCATCATCTGGAACGACCTCGCCTGCGGCGACCGGGAGGCCGCGGCCGTCCTCGTCGCACTGAACTCGGTCTTCCAGGTACTCGCCTTCGGCCTGCTGGGCTGGTTCTACCTCGACCTGCTGCCCCGCTGGATGAACCTCGGCGACGGCCAGGGCCTGGACGTCTCCGTCCGGCACATCGCACTGAACGTCATCCTCTTCCTCGGCATCCCGCTCCTGGCCGGCTTCCTCACCCGCCGCATCGGCGAACGGAAGATGGGCCGCGACCGCTACGAGGCGACGTTCCTGCCGAGGATCGGCCCCTGGGCGCTGTACGGGCTGCTGTTCACGATCGTCATCCTCTTCGCCCTCCAGGGCGGGACCATCACCTCGCAGCCGCTCGACGTCGTGCGGATCGCACTGCCCCTGCTCGTCTACTTCGCGATCATGTTCTTCGGTGCCTTCCTGCTCGGCAAAGGCATCGGCCTCGCCTACGACCGCACCACGACACTGGCGTTCACCGCGGCGGGCAACAACTTCGAGCTGGCCATCGCGGTCGCCATCGCCACCTTCGGAGTCACCTCCGGCCAGGCCCTGTCCGGCGTTGTCGGACCCCTCATCGAAGTCCCGGTGCTCATCGGTCTGGTCTACGTCGCGCTCGCCTGGCGGAGGAAGTTCGCCGCCGACGCGGTGTCGACGGCTCCGTGACGAACCGCTTCGACGTGGTGCGGATCGGCACCGGCCGCCCCGCCCGCGGAGCCGCCCGTGCGATCCCACCGCAGGGTTGACGGTCAGGTGACGGCGGGGCTGCGGCGCTCGATGAGGACGACGTCGCGCCAGATGCCGTGATGGCGTCCGATCCGCTCGCGGGTGCCGATGACACGGAAGCCGGCCCGCCGGTGAACGGCGAGGCTGGCGGTGTTCTCGGGGAAGACCCCGGACTGGATGGTCCAGATCCCGGCCCGCTCGGTGGAGTCGACCAGAGCCTCCAGCAAGGTGGAGGCGACGCCGCGACCGCGCGCGGAGGGGTGGACGTAGACGGAGTGCTCGACCACGCCCGCGTACGCGCACCGGTCCGAGACCGCGCTCGCCGCGACCCACCCCAGCACCGCCCCGCTGCCGTCGACCGCGGCGAAGCGGTGGTCGGGCAGCTTCGCGGCGTCGAACGCCTCCCACGACGGCGGGCTGGTCTCGAAGGTGGCGTCGCCCTCGTCGATGCCGGCCTGGTAGATCGCCAGCACCTGCTCGGCGTGGTCCGCCGTCAGCGGTACGACGACCGCGCTCCGCGCCCCGCTCACCGCTTCCCCCCTTCCACGCGTCCGGTCGTCATGCCGTGGACGGCATGGCGAGCAGCCGGCCCATCGCCGTCAGCACCGACGGCTCGACCCGGTAGTACACCCAGGTGCCGCGCCGTTCGGAGGTCAGGAGCCCGGCCTCCTTCAGCTTCTTCAGGTGATGGGACACGGTGGGCTGGGAGACGCCGACGTCGGAGATGTCGCACACGCACGCCTCCCCGCCCTCGTGCGAGGCCACGGCGGAGAACAGCCGCAGCCGCACGGGGTCGCCGAGAGCCTTGAACATCCGCGAGGCCGTATCGGCCTCCTCGGCGGTCATCGGGCGCTCGGTCAGCGGGGGGCAGCACGGCGCCACACCCCGGCCGTCGGGTCCGAGCGTGGGTGACACCTTCGCATTCGACATACGTCTATGTTGACACACGTCGAAGCAGTGCGCGGGAGCCGTCACCTGCGCCCGAGGCGGGCAGGCGGCCGACAAGTGGTCCGCTCCGTGCTCCGGCCCACCCCGCGCGGTGCGCGCGACGACTCGGCGGCTGCGTCGGGAAGGCTCCTCGCACCCGCCGGGGAATCCTGATCGAGCTCTGTTCAACGCTCTCCCCGCTGGCTACGTTACCTCCAGTAACAGATGCGGGCCCGTGTCCGACGCCGCGCCGCCCACCCCTGCCTCTGGAGTCCACCATGACGCGTTCCCCCGCTCGTCCCTCCCGCCGCCGGCACCCCTTCGGCGTGGCCGTCCTGGCCGCCGTCGGGCTGACCGCAGGTGCGTTGCCCGTCGCCTCCGGTTCGGCCGGCGCGAGCGAGATCCCGCAGCAGACACGGGAGCAGGCTCGGGCCACCTCCTCGGAGGGGCTCAGGGAGGTGTTCTTCGTCGGCAACAACTGGGAGGGCACCGCCGACGTCATCAACTCCCGTGGCGACTACGCCAAGATCGGCCGGATCGACATGATCCCCGACAAGAAGGAGCGCCTGAGGGAGATCTACCTCAACCCCGTCAAGCTCGCCTTCTTCCTCGGCATCCGGCTCGGCCCCGGCGAGGGGCATGACCAGTACGTCGACGACATGTACACCACGAGGGACGGCAAAGCCGTGATCGCGTCGCGGCCGAGCTTCGCCGACGTGGTCTCCATCGACGTGGAGACCGGCAGGATCAACTCGCGTTTCCCGGTGTCCGGCTTCCGCTCCGACCACATGGCCGTCTCACCCGACGGCACCCGGGTCGCCGTCTCTTCCTCCACCTCCAACACCGTGCACGTCCTCGACATGGCGACGGGCAAGGAGGCGGGCAACTTCAAGGCGGGCGACAAGCCGCACGAGAACGTGTACACCGACGGCGGCAAGTACCTCTGGAACATGGCCATCGGCGAGGTCAACACCGATATGGACGCGCCCTGGCAGGACTTCACCAAGGGCGACCGCCGCATCACCGTCGCCGACGCGAAGACCTTCCGGATCAAGAAGATCATCGATATGCGCGAGCGGCTCGACGCCTTCGGCCGCAAGGACCTCTCCGACGCGCTGCGCCCGGTCGCCTTCACGCCCGACGAGTCGAAGATGTACTTCCAGGTCTCCTTCTTCAACGGCTTCATCGAGTACGACGTGCACAACGACAAGATCACCCGAGTGAAGACGCTGCCGAAGAACCCGGACACCAGCGACGACCGCACCACCTACGTCAACGACTCCCGGCATCACGGCATGTCCATGAACCCTCGGGGGGACAAGCTCTGCATCGCCGGCACCATGGACGACTACGTCACCGTCGTGGACCGCGAGACGCTTCAGGAAGGCCCGCTCGTCACCGCGTCCAAGCCGTACTGGGCCACCGTCAGCGGAGACGGCAAGCACTGCGTGGTGTCCGAGAGCGGCACCGACCAGGTGACGGCCATCGACTTCTCCACCGGCGAGAAGGTCGCCTCCATCCCTGTCGGCGACCATCCGCAGCGGGTCCGCATCGGCCACGTCCCCACCGGCTGGACCGGTCCCGCCGCCGGCTGAGACCCTTCGGCATCCGCGCCTCGTATCCGCGCGTGGCCGGGACGGATGACTCGCGGGCCGCTGCGGCGGCCCGCGAGTCAGGTGGTGAGCCGGGCCCTTCGTCAGCGCGCTCAGCGGCCGGCAGATCGGACGGGCCACCGTCTCCATGGGGGCCAGCACGTGGCACGTGGCCAACGCCACCGGGCGCGCGGTACGCCTGGCCTACGGCCCGCAGGGCACCCGGCGGAGCAACGGCCGTTACCTGCGGCCCCTGTTCGCCGACGCACGGGGGCGCCGACGGGCCTGGGCGCCGGCCCGCCCCGAGCCCGAAGCGGACGAACTGGACCGGCTCGCGGAGGCGGCCGGCATCAGCCCCGGCGACGGCGAGGTGTCGGACGAGATGCGCACGGCGACGCTGCGCCTGGTGCGGGCGTTGCGGATCACCCTCGGCCACGACATCGACGGCGATCCCGGCTTCGGCAGCCTGCTGCGCGGTGCGGCGGCGGTGGACCAGATGTGGCGCAGCGACCCCGACGTCGAGGAGGCCGGTCCGTTCACGCTGGACCTGCTGCACCGGGTCGTCGCGGCGCACGCGGAGGCCGCCGCCGGGGTGGACGGGCAGAGCACCCGCCGGGTGCTGGCGGCCGCCGCCGAGCACTGGGCCCGGTACCCCGGTGAGGGGCTCGTCGGCTTCGTCGACCTGCCCGCGGTGGAGGCCGTCGCCCAGTGGCTGGCGGAGGGCGATGCGGAGGACGAGGCCGCCGCCGTTCTGCGCCTGCGCACCGACGAGGTGGGCGAGGCGGAGATGTTCCGGATGTTCTGGGCGCGGGTCAAGGCCGGGGAGACGCTGCCGGCGACCGGCCGGGCCGACCGGGAGCTCACCGACCGAATCCTCCATCTGGATCCGGACGCGGGCGCCGCCCACGCCCGCCGCGCGGAGGCGCTCGACGTGCTCACCCGCGCCTTCGCGGTGGGCCGGGACGCGTCCGATCCCGACGTCGCGGCGGCGTACGCCCTGAAGGAGGCGGGCGCGTACGACGGCACCGCACTCGACACGGTGCTGGGGGCGTCGAGCGGCACCGGCCGCGACTACACCGACGAGCCGCCGGGTGACGTGGACCTGGCCCGGTTCCGTACGTCCGCCGGCCCGGCGGACGCGCCCTGGGCCGGGGGGGGGCAGACCGCCCCGTTCCCTACCTGGTCCGCGTCGGGGCCGACGCGGACGACCCCGAACTCGTCGAGGTGTCCTGGAACGGCGACTCGTACGAGGCGACCGCCGACGAGTTCGCCGAACTCCTGGCAGCCGACCTGGTGCTGGCCCGTACGGAGCTGACCGTGCCGGTCGTCCTCGCCCTTCCGGGCCCGGCCGCCGACGCCGCCGGCCTCGCGGACCGCATCGCCCGCCGACTGGGCCGCACCGTGTGGTGGACCGATTTCCCCGTGGACCTCTCCGGCACCGGTGACGGCGGCGACCCGGTGCTCACCCTGCACCCGACGGCCGACGGCACCACGCCGGGGACCGACCCCTGGCAGCGGACCCGGCCGGCGCACCCCGCCCCCGCCGAGGACGCCCCGCGCCCTGTTCCGGCACCACTGGCCCGTTCCGCCGGGTGGGCCGCCCCCACCGAACCGGCCGGCCCCGGCCGGGCGTTCGCCCCGGCGGACGCCGCCGGGCCGGCACCGGGAGCCCCGCCCGGACCGCCGGCCGCCCGAGCCCGGAATCAAGCACCCCCAGCGAACGAGGACACGATGAGTGAGCCCGGCACCGAGCCCCCTGCCTTCTCCCCTCTGGACCCCCCCGCCCCCGGAGGAGTTCGTCGCGGCCGACCGGCTCGCGCCCGACCACTGGCTCTATCTGACCGACCCCGCCTGGCGCGGCGAGGGCCCGCCACCGGAATGGGCGGTCATCGGTCAGTGGCGTTCCGACTCCACCGGCGAGATCGTCGCGTGGGAGGACAACCCGGAGTACCGCCGGTCGCCGGAGGCGATGGGGTGGCCCGAGCCCGCGGACGCGGTGGACCGCGCCGCCCAGCTCGCCACCACCGGATACGGCCCCGTCGAGGACGTCACCGCCGCACTGGCCGGGGCCGAGGTCGCCGTGCCGGTCACGGCGGACGGCGACCCGGTGAGCGCGTCGGCCCCCGACGGCACGGCGGTGGTCCCCGTCTACACCTCCCCGCGCTACCTCCAAAGCCTCGGGCAGCTGGCGTCCGTGACGCTTCCGTTCAGGGAACTGCTCGCCCGCGTCCCCGCCGGTCACAGTCTCTGCCTCAACAGCTCGGCCCCGGTCAGCATGGTGCTGACGGCGGAAGGGCTCGCGGACGTGCATGCGGAAGCGGCGGAGGGGGCCACGGCCTCGACCCTCTGACCTCGAACGCTCCTGTCGGTGCGGCCAGGTGCGGGTCACCACCCGCTCGAACCGGCGACGACCGCCCGGCCTCCCGTGAACTGCGGCCCGCGAGCCTCACGGCTACGCTCGAGAAATGGATCGCAGCGGAGCCGGCTCCGGGCCGGGGACGAACGGCGCCGAGGACATCCAGGACCTGTCGGCACCGGACGCCCGGGGCCCCGCGGTACACGCCCGGCTCGCCGTCCTGGTGGAGCAACGGTCCGCCGCGATCGTCCCGAACGCCGTGATCCGGATCGCGGCCCTCCCGGCGGACGAGTGGGTCATCGTCTCCGAGTCCGGCATCACGGACCGGGACGCGTTCCCCGGCCAGGTCGCGTCCGGGAACCCGACCCACTCGGCGACGGCGGCCATCGGCACGCCGACGATCCGCGTCCACGGGGACTCCGCGACGGTCACCGCCCGGATGACGAACACGGCCCGCTGCCGCCGCCGTTGCGACGCCGGCGCACGGGGCACGGACGTCTTCGTCCTGCGCGACGGCCGTCGGCGGCGCGTTCTCACCCCCATCACGCCCGCCGCGCCGACGGTCCCGGCGTCCTCCGCGTGAAGCGGCCGACCGGCGCCACCCGGAAGTGGCGCGCGGGCTACCCGGCAGCCGCCGCCGTCTTCGCCGTCGGCATGGCCGGCACCACCCTGCCCACACCCCTGTACGGCCTCTACCGGGACCAGCTCGGCTTCTCCGAGCTGATGGTGACGGTGGTGTTCGCCGTCTACGCCCTGGGAGTGATCGCCACCCTGCTGCTCGCCGGGAACGTGTCCGACGAGACGCGGGCCGCAGACCCGTACTCCTGGCCGCCCTCGGCTTCTCGGCGGCCAGCGCGTTCTGCTTCCTCTTCGAGGGTGGGCTTCCCGCCCTCTTCGCCGGCCGGCTCCTCTCCGGGTTCGCCGCCGGCCTGCTG
Proteins encoded in this window:
- a CDS encoding helix-turn-helix transcriptional regulator, which encodes MLTSVDPDVIRVLGDPLRLKIVTLLARETLCTTHLVEETGARQTNLSNHLKVLREAGLVETEPCGRFTYYKLKPEVLAGLSERFAALAETARTASENRRACP
- the arsB gene encoding ACR3 family arsenite efflux transporter codes for the protein MTSTEPTIAPAPADGEDDSIVRKLSTLDRYLAVWILLAMAVGLGLGRLVPGMNDALAKIEIGGISLPIALGLLVMMYPVLAKVRYDRLDRVTGDRKLLVSSLVINWIVGPAVMFALAWIFLPDLPEYRTGLIIVGLARCIAMVIIWNDLACGDREAAAVLVALNSVFQVLAFGLLGWFYLDLLPRWMNLGDGQGLDVSVRHIALNVILFLGIPLLAGFLTRRIGERKMGRDRYEATFLPRIGPWALYGLLFTIVILFALQGGTITSQPLDVVRIALPLLVYFAIMFFGAFLLGKGIGLAYDRTTTLAFTAAGNNFELAIAVAIATFGVTSGQALSGVVGPLIEVPVLIGLVYVALAWRRKFAADAVSTAP
- a CDS encoding GNAT family N-acetyltransferase, which codes for MSGARSAVVVPLTADHAEQVLAIYQAGIDEGDATFETSPPSWEAFDAAKLPDHRFAAVDGSGAVLGWVAASAVSDRCAYAGVVEHSVYVHPSARGRGVASTLLEALVDSTERAGIWTIQSGVFPENTASLAVHRRAGFRVIGTRERIGRHHGIWRDVVLIERRSPAVT
- a CDS encoding helix-turn-helix transcriptional regulator; the protein is MSNAKVSPTLGPDGRGVAPCCPPLTERPMTAEEADTASRMFKALGDPVRLRLFSAVASHEGGEACVCDISDVGVSQPTVSHHLKKLKEAGLLTSERRGTWVYYRVEPSVLTAMGRLLAMPSTA
- a CDS encoding YncE family protein → MTRSPARPSRRRHPFGVAVLAAVGLTAGALPVASGSAGASEIPQQTREQARATSSEGLREVFFVGNNWEGTADVINSRGDYAKIGRIDMIPDKKERLREIYLNPVKLAFFLGIRLGPGEGHDQYVDDMYTTRDGKAVIASRPSFADVVSIDVETGRINSRFPVSGFRSDHMAVSPDGTRVAVSSSTSNTVHVLDMATGKEAGNFKAGDKPHENVYTDGGKYLWNMAIGEVNTDMDAPWQDFTKGDRRITVADAKTFRIKKIIDMRERLDAFGRKDLSDALRPVAFTPDESKMYFQVSFFNGFIEYDVHNDKITRVKTLPKNPDTSDDRTTYVNDSRHHGMSMNPRGDKLCIAGTMDDYVTVVDRETLQEGPLVTASKPYWATVSGDGKHCVVSESGTDQVTAIDFSTGEKVASIPVGDHPQRVRIGHVPTGWTGPAAG
- a CDS encoding lonely Cys domain-containing protein gives rise to the protein MGASTWHVANATGRAVRLAYGPQGTRRSNGRYLRPLFADARGRRRAWAPARPEPEADELDRLAEAAGISPGDGEVSDEMRTATLRLVRALRITLGHDIDGDPGFGSLLRGAAAVDQMWRSDPDVEEAGPFTLDLLHRVVAAHAEAAAGVDGQSTRRVLAAAAEHWARYPGEGLVGFVDLPAVEAVAQWLAEGDAEDEAAAVLRLRTDEVGEAEMFRMFWARVKAGETLPATGRADRELTDRILHLDPDAGAAHARRAEALDVLTRAFAVGRDASDPDVAAAYALKEAGAYDGTALDTVLGASSGTGRDYTDEPPGDVDLARFRTSAGPADAPWAGGGQTAPFPTWSASGPTRTTPNSSRCPGTATRTRRPPTSSPNSWQPTWCWPVRS
- a CDS encoding nuclear transport factor 2 family protein; this translates as MDRSGAGSGPGTNGAEDIQDLSAPDARGPAVHARLAVLVEQRSAAIVPNAVIRIAALPADEWVIVSESGITDRDAFPGQVASGNPTHSATAAIGTPTIRVHGDSATVTARMTNTARCRRRCDAGARGTDVFVLRDGRRRRVLTPITPAAPTVPASSA